In the genome of Bordetella avium, the window GCACCGTCGCCATCGTGGTGCTGTCGACCATGGCGCCTGCGCTGGGCGAAGTCGGCCTGCTGTTCGGCCCCACCGACTACTGCGCGCTGATGCTGCTGGGCTTTTTTTGTGTGAGCTTCGTGAGCAGCGGCAACATGCTCAACGGTCTGGCCATGGCCATGATAGGCGTGCTGCTCGGGGTGGTGGGCACTGATGTCAACACGGGCATGCCACGCTACACGATGGACCTGGCATTCCTGCAAGACGGCATCGGCCTGATCAGTATTGCCCTGGGCTGCTTCGGCATCGCGGAAATCGTCAAGAACCTCGATAACCGCAATACGCTGACACCGTTCAACGGCAAGATAAAGCTGATCCCGACCTGGCCCGAATTCAAGCGCATCATCCCCAGCGCCCTGCGCGGCAGCGTCATCGGCTCGGTGCTGGGCATTCTGCCTGGCGGCGGCCCGACGATCGCCCAATTCGCTGCCTATGCTGCGGACAAACGCTTTAGCAAGTACCGCCAAGAAATCGGTACGGGCGCCATCGAAGGCGTGGCCGGTCAGGCTGCCGCCGACGAGGCCGCAGCACGCACCAGCTTCATTCCGCTCATGGCCATCGGCATCCCCGAAAACGCCGTCATGGCGCTGATGCTGGCGGCCTTCATCGTCAAGGGCATCCAACCCGGCCCCAACATGATAGGCACCCACCCTGACCTGTTCTGGGGCTTGGTGGCCAGCATGTGGATCGGCAACTGCTTTCTGCTGATCCTGAACGTGCCGCTGGTGCGCTACTGGCTGACGGTGTTCAAGATTCCCTACACCGTGCTGTTCCCGTCGATTCTGTTTTTCTGCTGCATCGGCACCTACAGCATTAACAATAGCCTGGACGACATCTACATCACGGCCTGCTTCGGCTTCATCGGCTATATCTTTATGCGCCTGGGGATGGAAGCGGCGCCGCTGATGCTGGGCTTTATTCTCGGCCCGATGCTGGAGGAAAACTTCCGGCGCGCAATGCTCCTGAGCCGTGGCGACTTTGGAGTCTTCGTCACCCGGCCCATTAGCGCTACGCTGCTTGGCGTCATCGCACTGATCGTTCTCTGGCAATTCCGGGGCTTTCTGCGCAAACAGTCACCCGAATTGCAGTAAGAAAATCATTAAGGCCACGCCGCCCCGGTGACAGGTTTCGCGCACCCTTCTCAGGCCGCTTCATCTCTGGCCAAGAAACCCTGGGGCGGCATTCTCTCAAAAGAAAAGGCAGTGCGGACGCGCTCTGCCTCGCTGAGGGCCGCTCACAAGTTCTCGCTGCGGCAGACCGGCCGCACTTTGGGCATAAACCGCGCTTAGCTGGCCGGCCTGCCCGTTCGCACGCGCCAGCCGCGCGGACGCAGCTCGCTCACGATAATACCCAGCACGATCAGAGCGCCACCGAGCAGCGCCAGGGCCGGCAGACGCTCACCGGCAATTCGGCCAAAGACAGCGGCCCAGATGGGTTCACCGGCGTAAATGATGGCGGCACGCGAAGGGTCTACCGTTTTTTGCGCCCAGTTCATCGTGGCTTGGATGATGGCGCTGGTCACGCCCAGGCCAATGGCCAGCGCGGCCAATTGCCAAGAAAACTCAGGAATGGCCGTCTCGCCCGTCAAGGGCATGAGCAGAAAGGCAAACAGCGAGGCGAAACCCAGCTGCGCCACCGTCACGCGGCGCAGATTGACGCGAGGCGCGAAATGGCTGATGAGGATGATTTCGGCGGCAATGGCGAAAGCCCCTAACAGGGTCAGCGTCTGCCCGTAGGAAAATGACAGGCTGACATCGCCGCCAGCAAAGCAGACCAGGCCTGCAAAGGCGCACACCGCGCCCAACAAGCACATGACATGCGGACGCCGCCGCCACACCAGCCATTGCAATAACGGCACCAGGGGCACATAAAGACCGGTCAACATGCCGGACTCGGAGCTGGGGATGTGCCGCAGGCCCATCGTTTGCAAGCCATAGCCCAGGGTGATGGTCGAACCGATGATCGCCCCTGCCATCAGATCCTGACGCGTCATGCCGGGCAAAATGCGCCAGCACAGCAGACCCACCGCCAGCGCAGCCGCGGCGAAACGGCAGCCGACAAAGAACAGCGCGCCGCTGAACTGCATGGCGTACTGCACTAATAGAAAGGTGCCGCCCCATACAACGGTGATCAGGATGAGGGCGAGCTCAGGCAGGCGTGAGGATGATATGCGCATTATATTGCGCAGTATAGACAAGCTCTCGAATTCACGCAAAATGGTGTGCCCCACGCCAGTCCCGACAGGAGAAAAATTTGTCCGAACCCGTCCTAGAACATGTCAGCGCCAATGTGCGCCGACTGCGCGCCGAACGCGGCCTGAGCCAAACGGCGCTGGCCGCAAGGGCTGGCCTGAGCCGGCGGATGATCGTGGGACTGGAAAGCGGGGAAGCCAATATCAGTCTGGCCAAACTGGGCCTGATCGCCACAGCGCTGGACGTGAATTTCATTGAGCTGGTGTCCTCGCCAGGGCAAACTCCAGGCGCGCTCACCTGGCGTGGTCTGCATCCGGGCAGCCAGGCCCATCTGGTGGCCTCTGCGCCAGGCAAGGCAAATACCGAACTCTGGATATGGACGCTGGCGCCGGGCGAGCGATATCAAGCCGAACCCGATCCGCCAGGCTGGAGCGAAATACTTTACGTCATCGAGGGGGAATTAACGCTGCGCTATGAGGGTGTAACCCGATTGCTGGCAGCCGGTTCGGCCACGGCCTACGATAGCTGCGCGGACTATGCCTACCTGAACGAAGGCGAGACAGTGTTGCGTTTCACGCGCAATGTGGTGTATTGAAAGCCCTTGACACTGGTCATAACGTGGTATCCACGCTACAATTGCTTTAGTCTTATCCACAGGGTCTGAACACCAATGGGTCGCCTGCGCGATCTCCCCTCCCCAGACCTAGCGGGCAGCATTGATACCGCTTCCCGCAGCTTCTTCCGGCAAGAACGCGTCTTGCCGCGACCAAGCCGCGCCTTACGGCGCACATTGCCCTCGCGGCGTGAGTACCCGCCTTATTGAGGCCCTTCCAGGGGCCGGCCCGTACCCGTGCCAGTCGCGACGCTGTTGCGCCGCACTGCTCTCTTGCGCTGGGCGTTTGGCGCATGCTCCGGCATGCGCGTACTAGAAAAGGAGTCTAACCATGGCGAAAGAAGAACTCATCGAACTCCAGGGCGTTGTTGACGAAGTGCTGCCCGACAGCCGCTATCGCGTCACCCTGGACAATGGTGTTGCAGTGGGCGCCTATGCCTCGGGCCGCATCCGCAAGCACCGTATCCGCATTCTGGCCGGTGACCGCGTCACGCTGGAAATGTCGCCCTACGACCTGACCAAGGGCCGCATCAACTTCCGTCACAAAGACGAGCGCCCCTCGTCTGCACCAGCCAATCGCAATTTCGTGCGCCGCTAAGCCCAGCGAACTAGCCAGCTTCCCGGCCCGTTCTGGGCCAATCGCCGTGACCGCCGGCATGGGAAAATCGCGGTATGAGTACGACGCATCCCGACCCCGCCGACGCTTTGCGCCAAGCCGCCGACCGCTTGGCGCGAGCGAGGCGGGCGCACGAACACAGTGAGCGCGGCCTGACCCTCTTGATGCAGTCTCGCGAGAACTTCATCAATAGCTTGCGCCATACCGGCCTGAACTACGCCCAGGCCAAAACCAAATTCGATATCTGCCTAGACCAGCAGCGCGATATGCAGCAACGCATCGCCCGGGAGCTGGACTACGCCGAACGCCTGTATGCCCACCAGATTATGCAGGGCAGCCAGGCGCAATGAGCCGCAACGGCCCGCTTATTTGATGAACAAGGCCGGATCTACCCGGGCATCGTTCAGGCTGACGTTCCAGTGCAGATGCGGACCTGTGGCGCGACCCGTCGCGCCCACCTTGGCGACGACAGCGCCTCGCGCCACGTTGTCGCCTAGCTTCACATCGATAGCCGACAAATGCGCGAACATGCTGATCAAGCCCTGGCCATGATCAATAAACAGCGTTTTGCCATTGAAGAAATAATCTCCCACCAGCACGACCTTGCCAGCCGCTGGCGCACGCACCGGCGTGCCGGTCGGCACGGCGAAATCCAGACCAGAGTGCGGATTGCGTTCTTCGCCGTTGAAAAACCGGCGCAGCCCAAAAGGGCTGGACAGCCGCCCCCCTTGCACAGGGCGGTCAAGCAAGACGTTGCTGGGCGTGACATCGGCGCGAAAGGCCGCATAGGCGGCGTTCTGGGCCGCCAGCTCACGCTCGATGCGCTTGAGGTCCTCCGGATCAGGATTGACCTGGCGGCGGTTCTTCAGCGTGATGTGCTGGGCCGCATAGTCTTTGGGACCGACCTTGAACGGGATATCGCGCGCACGCTGCCCGGCCTGCGCCTGCACAGCCAGCTTTTGCTCTCCCACCGGGGTTTTCAGGCCGATACCGACAATCGCCACCCAATCCTGATCGCTGTCGCGCACGACCAGCACTGGCCGGCCCTGAAAGCGCGCCTTGGGCGCCTGCTCCGACGCACCGAGCCCGATCACGGCCACACCGCCGGGCACGGGCTGGTTCAAACTGCGGGCGATAAAGCCGGCCGCCTGAACACCCGGTGCGGCGATCAGCGCAGCCAGGGCGCCAGCGATGATCTGGCGACGGCTCACAGACACAGATTGCCCGCCTCGGCCAGCGGCTGAGCGCGCTGCGCCAAGCGCGAGTTCAGCCGCACGTCGGTCTTGCCGCGATAGGTGCTGGCGCTGAGGACGGCCTCGACGCCCAAGGCGCCGTCGACCGTCAGCTCAAAACCGTCACGCAACGGGTGTTGCTGAAATTTCACGCCCTGCCCTTTCCAGGCTGCTGCCACACACTCGATATAGTCTTGCGCGCTGCGCTGGGTGGAGCCGTAGAACACCGGATCCAGCGAGCTGAGGTCTTTGGCGGTGACACAGGCCGCCAGCGGCGCAGCCAAAGCCAGGATAAGGGCGATACGGATAGACATGAGGAATTCCAGACGGGAAAAAACTGCGGCCAATATACCGCAAGCCTTCAGACGCTCAGACGCTCGGCTGACGCTGGGCCGATTTCGGCCGGAACGCCTTGACCACCTCGGAACGTGTCTCGATATAGGGGCCGCCGATCAGATCGATGCAATAAGGCACGGCAGCGAAAATCCCCGGCACGCGGGACGCCCCCGTCTCGTCTTTGAGACCCTCCAGGGTTTCGCGGATCGCCTTGGGCTGGCCGGGTAGATTGAGAATGAGCGCGGCGTGATCGGGGGTTTCACGCAGCACGCCCACCTGCCGCGACAAAATGGCCGTGGGCACGAATTGCAAGCTGATCTGGCGCATCTGCTCGCCGAAACCAGGCATTTCGCGGGTGGCCACAGCCCGTGTCGCCTCGGGCGTGACATCGCGCCGCGCCGGCCCGGTGCCGCCGGTCGTCAGCACTAGATCGCAACCCACCTGATCGACCAGTTCTATCAAGGCGGCGGAAATGGCCTCGGCGTCATCCGCCACCAGACGCTCGACCGCCCGCCAGGGCGAGGCCAGCGCCTGACCCAGCCATTCGCGCAGGGAAGGCAGGCCCTGATCGGTATACACCCCGGCGCTGGCACGGTCAGAAACCGAGACCAGGCCAACGATGAGTTCATCGGGATGGTTGCGAACAAGGGCCTGCGAACGCGTCATGGAATGTCCATCAAAAAGAATCGGGAGTCAGCCGGAATGCTACCGCAACGGAGGCCGCCCGAGGGCAGGTCACAAATCTGCAATAATTCGGCCACTCCATATCGGCTCCATTCCATGCTCGATCTCTTCTCTGGCCTTGACTTCTGGGTCGGTCTCAGCCTTGTGCTGGCACTGACTTTCGTACTGGCGTTTGAATTCATCAACGGCTTTCACGATACGGCCAATGCCGTAGCCACCGTAATCTATACCAAAGCCATGCCGCCCCATCTGGCCGTGGTGCTCTCCGGGATTTTCAACTTTCTCGGCGTGCTGCTGGGCGGCGTGGGCGTCGCCTACGCCATCGTCCATCTGCTGCCAGTGGAGCTGTTAATCCACGTCGATACCGGACGCGGACTGGTGATGGTTTTCGCCATGCTGGCGGCCGCCATCGCCTGGAATCTGGGCACCTGGTACTTCGGCATCCCGGCCTCCAGCTCGCACACCCTGATCGGCTCGATTCTGGGCGTGGGTCTGGCCAACGCCATGCTGACCGATCTGCCGCTAGGCGCGGGCGTGAACTGGAACAAGGCCATCGAAATCGGGCTGTCCTTGCTCGTTTCACCGGTAGCCGGTTTTGCCGTGGCGGCCGGCCTGCTGCTGCTCTTGAAACGCTATTTCCCGCTGTCCAAAATGCACAAGACGCCGGAACAGCGGCGCGAACTGGATGCCAAGAAGCATCCGCCGTTCTGGAACCGGCTGGTGCTGGTGCTGTCGGCCATGGGCGTGAGCTTCGTGCATGGGTCCAACGATGGCCAGAAAGGCATCGGCCTCATCATGCTGGTCTTGATCGGCATCGTGCCGGCCAAGTTCGTGCTGGATGTGAACGCCACCCCCTATCAGATCGACCGCACGCGCGACGCGGTCTCGCATCTGTCCGCCTTGTATGAGCGCAACACCGATACGCTGGGCGAGTATCTGGCGCTGTCGCGGCCGGGCAAAGCCAGCGATCTCCCCGCCAATTTCCGCTGTGACGCACAACTGACCAGGGCCACCATCGACGCCGTGCAAAGCCGTCTGGCGGGGGTGCACAAGTATGCAGACCTGACGGCAGACGACCGCATCGCCGTGCGCCGCTACCTGCTCTGCCTGGACGACACGGCCAAAAAAGTCATGGCCCAGCCTAACCTGGACGCACGCGAACGCACTGATCTTCAGCGCCTGCGCGCCGATCTGACGTCCACCACGGAATATGCCCCGCTGTGGGTCATCGTCGCCGTGGCCCTGGCGCTGGGCATCGGCACCATGGTGGGCTGGCGCCGCGTCGTGCTGACCGTGGGTGAGAAAATCGGCAAGCAAGGCATGACCTATGCGCAAGGCATGGCTGCACAGGTAACGGCCGTAGGCGCCATCGGTCTGGCCAATGTATTCAGCCTGCCGGTATCCACGACGCATGTGCTGTCGTCAGGCGTGGCCGGCACCATGGTGGCCAGCCGCAGCGGCCTGCAAGGCAACACCGTGCGCAACATCCTGTTGGCCTGGATCTTCACCCTGCCCGCCTCCATGTTGCTGGCCGCGGGCCTGTTCTGGCTCGGGGTATTGTTTACCGGCTAGACTTCAGCACAGCAGCAGCCCGCCGCCATAAGCCAGCAGCCCGGCGATCACCGCCAGGCCGCTGTTGCCAGACAGGCGGGCCGCCAGGGCGGTCACGGCCATGCCGGCCAGATAAGGCGCGATCTGTGCGACGCGCTGTTCGCCCCAGAGGTCGGGCACGATGACGGCGGCGGCAATCGCCGCCAACAGCACCGGCCCCAGCGCTGACAGCGCAGAGTCTTCCTGTGCAAGCTTGCGCAGCAGACGGTGGCGCGGCGGCAACATGAAGGGCAGGCCACGCGACAAATAGGTAACGGCGGCCATTGCCAACACGGCCACCCAGAAATCCAGACCGCTGGTCATACTCGCTCCCTGCGATAACAGAGGCTGCCCGCCACGGCGCCCAATAAAATCCCCAATGTGCCCTGTCCTGATGCCGTCAGCAGGGCGCTGACCGCAAAAGCTGCCGCCAGCGGCAGCAACAGGCCGCGCGTCAAGCTCTGACACACCAGGGCCAGAAACAGCGCAGGCAACGCAAAACGCATGACCTGGGACAGCATCGGATAGTGTTGCTCCAGGCTGTCGCCGGCATAGACGCCCACCGCTGTGCCGCCTATCCAGGTCAGCCAGGCCCCCAGGCCCAGCGCCGTCATCCAACGCGCGTGACGCTCGGGCGGCACCTCAGCCAATTGCTGCAAGGCCGTTGCGAAGACCTCGTCGGTCAGCAAAAACGCCAGACGCAGACGAGTGCGCAGCGACTCAGGGAGAAACCGCGAAAGAATCGGACCGTAAAGCAGATGCCGCGCATTGAGCAGCGAGCACAAGGCCACGACCCAGAGCCAGGGCGTGCCCGACTTGATCGAGGCCAGCAACAGAAACTGGCTGGCTCCGGTATAGACCAGCATGGAAATGAGGAGGCTCTGGTAGGGAGCCAGGCCCACCCCGGTCGCGGCAATGCCAAAGGCCACCGCCACCGGGAAATAACCGATCATGACGGGCAAACAGGCTTTAAGCCCGCTACCCGCGTCAGGCAAGGACGAAACAGTATGCGCTTTCATGGGTTTTGCCGTGATGCAAAACCCGTATTGTAAGGATCGCTGACAGACGCTCAGCCATTGAGTCCGAGCGCGCGCAACTGGCCCTTGAGGCGGCGGATTTCCTGGCTCAGATCGAGGATGAGGGCCGCCGCATCCAGGCCGGCGCCAAAATCGCGTTCCAGACGCCGCGCATCCATGGCGCGGCGCAGATCGGTGCTTTCGAAACGCCAAGCTGCAGGATGCTCGCCGTGGGCGGCGACGATACCGACCTCGACCAGGCGGCGAACCCATTCCAGCTCAGCCTCGCAGGCTCGCGCCAGGTCATCGGCGGTCAGGGGATCGGCCGGGCAGACGATGGTGGTTTGCGTAATGGTGACAGACTTCATCTTCATACCCCAAAATGGCTGCGCGGATTGAACGGCAATTGTTCAGCGAGCGTTTTATAGGCCTGCCTAGCAGCCTCCGTATCTGCCGGAGGCAACACCAGATCCAGCACGAGATACAAATCGCCCGGCGGATCGCCCGGAATGCCCCGGCCACGCAAACGCAGCTTGCGGCCGGCCTTGGAGCCAGGCGGAACCGAGACTTCCAGCGTACCGCCGGGGGTGGGCACTTTCACGGTGGCGCCCAGGGCGGCCTCCCAGGGCGCGACGGGCAGATCCATATGAAGATCGCGTCCGTCCACGCGATAGCGGTCATGCGGCCGGAAGCGCACCTCCAGATAGAGATCGCCGGGCTCCGCCCCGCCATAGCCGGGCTGGCCCTGGCCTGCCAGACGGATGAACTGCCCTTCGCGCACACCGGCGGGGATCTTCACGCTGAGCGTGCGTGACTTGATTTCAGGCTGTCCCTGAGCGTTGGGCTGCATGGAGCGCAGGCTGATTTCGCGGGTGGCGCCATGCAAGGCGTCTTCGACATCGACCTCGATCGCCGCATGCTGGTCTTCGCCACGCGCTCGAAAATTTTCCTGCTGCGCGCGGCGGCGTTGCTGGCCGCCGAAGAGGGAGGAGAAAAAGTCGCTAAAGCCATCATCGTCCCCACCGCCCGGACCATAATGAAACTCGAAACCCTGATCCCATCCGGGAGGCGGTTGGAAGCCGCCACCGGGAGAGACCCCGGCAGCCAGGTTGTCATAGGCCTGACGTTTTTCCTTGTCGCGCAGCACGTCGTAGGCCTCATTGACCTCGCGCATGCGGGTCTCAGCATCGCTTTCCTTGCTGACGTCCGGGTGATACTTGCGCGCCAGCTTGCGATAGGCGCTGCGAATGTCGTCTTCGGTGGCGGAACTCTCCACGCCCAATATCTTGTAGTAGTCCTTGAACTCCATCTTCCGGCTCTTTTTTGCATGACAAATGGGCGGCCGTGCGGATCCCGCACAACCGGACGATCATCACAAGATAGGGCTTATAGCCGGAATTATCAATCGCGCAGACAACATCCTCCGACACGGCATAATCACCCTGTTACTTCAAACGCTCTCTGAGTCAACCGTGATCACGATTACCCTTGCCGATTTTCACAATCCGGCCCACGCCCAGGCCATCCTGAACCTGCTGAATGAATATGCCAGCGAACCTATGGGCGGCGGCGAACCGCTGCCGGCCTGGACGCAGGAAAATCTCATTGCAGAGCTGGCCCGCCGCCCCACCGCGCGCGCCCTGCTGGCCTGGTCCGGCGACCAAGCCGCCGGACTGGCCATCACCTTCGAGGGTTTTTCGACCTTTGCCTGTAAACCGCTACTGAATCTGCATGATTTCATGGTGTCGGCGCGCTTTCGCGGCCAGGGCGTCGCCCAGCAACTGCTCCGTGCGCTGGACGATCTGGCGCGTGAGCTGAACTGCTGCAAGATCACGCTGGAAGTGCTGGAAGGCAATGAAGCCGCACGTGCGCTCTATCGCAAGATGGGCTATGAAGGCTATGCCTTGCAGGAAGCCACGGGCGTCGCCCAGTTCTGGCAGAAAAAACGGGCTGCGTGAAGCCTTGCGCGCCGACTGAGGTCTGTGCGCCACAGGCGCCGTGACCGCAATCGGCGCATGCGCTACTCTGATCGTCTCACCCCGCGCTGCCGGAGACCTGTGTTGAATCTGACGCTTTACGTTGACGCCGATTTCCTGAGCCCCTATGCGATGTCATCGCATGTCGCCTTGAGCGAAAAAGGCTTGCCCTTTGAGCTTCGCCTGGTGGACTTGGGCGCCCACGAGCAATACATGGCGCCCTTCCAGCAGCGCGCGCCGACCTGTCGTGTGCCGGCGCTCTGTCACGAAGGCTTTCATCTCACCGAGTCCAGCGCCATTGCCGAATACCTCGAAGAGAGCTTTCCGGCGCCGCAATTCTCCGCGCTCTATCCCCTTGACCGGCAGGAGCGTGCTCGTGCGCGCCAATTGCAGGCCTGGCTGCGCAGCGACCTGCTCGCCTTGCGCCAGGAGCGCCCGACGGAACACGTCTTTCACGCGAAAATCGCCAGGCCCCTGAGCGAAGCCGCGCTGCCGGCCAGCGCCAAGCTGCTGCGGGTGGCCGAACGGCTGCTCAAACCGGCGCAGCCAACGCTGTTCGCCAACTGGTGTATCGCCGACACCGAGCTGGCGCTAATGCTGAGACGTCTGACGCCTAGCGAACTCCCGGCCTGGCTAGCCGACTACGCCGAACAGCAATGGCAGCGGCCCTCTGTGCAGCGATGGCTGCGCCACAACGCCAGCGCGCGCGCCTGAACGGCATAGGACGAGGAGGCGGACAGGCCGCCTTCAGTCCGAGTCATTGTTGCGACGCACCATTTCTTGCGGTGTAATGGACCCTATCCCCACTCCCCGGGGGGCCAGGCTACACGCCGATCAAGCAGGAGACCTCCATGGCAGACTCGGGCAAACCCCGCAAGACCACAGAAACATCCGCGGATAGCATACCCGCCCTGTTCACCTCCCTTTTTCAGCCCGACCCATCCGCCTTTCAGGCTCTGCCTGGCCCGGCGTTGTGGCAGGCTGCGTACAACTATTCGGTCGATGCATGGCAGCGCAGCATCCTCTATACCGACGTGATGCGCCAGCGCGGCAACCAGTACCTGGTGCACATGGCCAAGTGCGAGCCGAATGTCCTGGCGATGGACAGCGAGGTGCTGCTCGACGGCCGCGAACTGGAACGCCCCGTCAATTACATGCTGCTGCGCATCGTGCCGCCCGCCGACACCCCGGCGGACCCTGAAAAACGCCCTTTTCTGGTGGTTGACCCCCGCGCCGGCCACGGCCCCGGCATCGGCGGTTTCAAACCCGAAAGCGAGATCGGCGTGGCGGTGAAAGCCGGCCACCCTTGTTATTTCGCCTCCTTCTTGCCCCAGCCCACGCCAACCCAGACGGTCGAAGACGTGATGCGCGCCGAGGCGCGCTTTCTCGAAGAAATCATCGCCCGTCATCCCAATGCCGAGGGCAAACCTGTCGTGGTCGGCAATTGCCAGGCAGGCTGGCAGATCATGATGACGGCCGCCATGCGGCCCGAACTGTTCGGTCCCATCATCGTGGCGGGGGCGCCCCTGTCATATTGGGCCGGCTGGCGCGGCAAAAACCCCATGCGCTACTCCGGCGGCATGCTGGGGGGCTCCTGGCTGACCGAATACGCCGCCGATCTCGGCAACGGTAAATTCGATGGCGCCTGGCTGGTGCAGAATTTCGAAAATCTCAATCCGGCCAACACCCTCTGGAGCAAGCAATACAACCTGTACTCCAAGGTCGATACCGAAGCGCCGCGCTATCTGGAATTCGAAAAATGGTGGGGCGGCCACGTTTTTCTGAATGCGTCTGAAATCCAATATATCGTCGACAACCTATTCGTGGGTAATCGCCTGGCCACGGCCGGCCTGGTCACCTCAGACGGCATCCGCATCGACCTGCGCAATATCCGCTCACCCATCATCGTATTCTGCTCAAAAGGCGACAACATCACGCCGCCGCCGCAGGCGCTGGGCTGGATCACGGATCTCTATCAAAACGATAGCGAGGTCATCGCCCACGGTCAGACCATTGTCTATGCCATCCACGAAAGCATCGGCCACCTCGGCATTTTCGTGTCGGGTAGCGTGGCGCGCAAAGAACACCAGGAATTCACCAGCAACATCGACATGATCGATGTGTTGCCCCCCGGCATTTATCAGACCGAAATTAAGGACAAAACGCCCGATACCGTCAATGCCGACCTGGCTCACGGCGATTACGTCCTGTCCTTCCCCCAGCGCACGCTGGACGACGTGCGGGCCATCGTGGACCGCATCGAAGAAGATGACAGGCGTTTCGCCGCCGTGGCGCGCATTTCGGATATCAATCTGGGGCTGTACCGCAGCTTTGTGCGGCCCTGGGTGCAGGCAGCCGTCACGCCGCAATCGGCGGAGTGGGCGCAACGCATGCACC includes:
- the yfcF gene encoding glutathione transferase, with the translated sequence MRYSDRLTPRCRRPVLNLTLYVDADFLSPYAMSSHVALSEKGLPFELRLVDLGAHEQYMAPFQQRAPTCRVPALCHEGFHLTESSAIAEYLEESFPAPQFSALYPLDRQERARARQLQAWLRSDLLALRQERPTEHVFHAKIARPLSEAALPASAKLLRVAERLLKPAQPTLFANWCIADTELALMLRRLTPSELPAWLADYAEQQWQRPSVQRWLRHNASARA
- a CDS encoding DnaJ C-terminal domain-containing protein; this encodes MEFKDYYKILGVESSATEDDIRSAYRKLARKYHPDVSKESDAETRMREVNEAYDVLRDKEKRQAYDNLAAGVSPGGGFQPPPGWDQGFEFHYGPGGGDDDGFSDFFSSLFGGQQRRRAQQENFRARGEDQHAAIEVDVEDALHGATREISLRSMQPNAQGQPEIKSRTLSVKIPAGVREGQFIRLAGQGQPGYGGAEPGDLYLEVRFRPHDRYRVDGRDLHMDLPVAPWEAALGATVKVPTPGGTLEVSVPPGSKAGRKLRLRGRGIPGDPPGDLYLVLDLVLPPADTEAARQAYKTLAEQLPFNPRSHFGV
- a CDS encoding DUF3141 domain-containing protein translates to MADSGKPRKTTETSADSIPALFTSLFQPDPSAFQALPGPALWQAAYNYSVDAWQRSILYTDVMRQRGNQYLVHMAKCEPNVLAMDSEVLLDGRELERPVNYMLLRIVPPADTPADPEKRPFLVVDPRAGHGPGIGGFKPESEIGVAVKAGHPCYFASFLPQPTPTQTVEDVMRAEARFLEEIIARHPNAEGKPVVVGNCQAGWQIMMTAAMRPELFGPIIVAGAPLSYWAGWRGKNPMRYSGGMLGGSWLTEYAADLGNGKFDGAWLVQNFENLNPANTLWSKQYNLYSKVDTEAPRYLEFEKWWGGHVFLNASEIQYIVDNLFVGNRLATAGLVTSDGIRIDLRNIRSPIIVFCSKGDNITPPPQALGWITDLYQNDSEVIAHGQTIVYAIHESIGHLGIFVSGSVARKEHQEFTSNIDMIDVLPPGIYQTEIKDKTPDTVNADLAHGDYVLSFPQRTLDDVRAIVDRIEEDDRRFAAVARISDINLGLYRSFVRPWVQAAVTPQSAEWAQRMHPLRLPYELISDRNPFVAPVAQLAQEVRANRQPVAPDNPFLLAQQMMSQAIVAGLEIYTELRDAAIERSFMNIYGSLLVQDWAGLGARPGAPRKHPGVSPEHRDFVHLRHDELRARISQGGVREAAIRMLLAVSNAGGGLDERSYAMIRQLRSDIETNIALQDFKDTVRDQALLMRLDGPASLRAIPKLLEGVPADLIRLTLAVTRHIVEAAKPLSPRAQAMVAEMERLFDSAERRARKHEAASAQPVERLPLLDSLGNTEVGRAALLAAGLHLSEQGQSSRLADRPKSPATRPGAKAAVKAASAKKAAASKTSTQKAAARNTAGNTSAPVAKAPPRARPADGTATKAKPRTAAKPATPQSAGIRKRG
- a CDS encoding GNAT family N-acetyltransferase, yielding MITITLADFHNPAHAQAILNLLNEYASEPMGGGEPLPAWTQENLIAELARRPTARALLAWSGDQAAGLAITFEGFSTFACKPLLNLHDFMVSARFRGQGVAQQLLRALDDLARELNCCKITLEVLEGNEAARALYRKMGYEGYALQEATGVAQFWQKKRAA